From a single Pleurodeles waltl isolate 20211129_DDA chromosome 8, aPleWal1.hap1.20221129, whole genome shotgun sequence genomic region:
- the LOC138249502 gene encoding uncharacterized protein, with translation MRSAPPIWTTLQSTVPAGKNACSTSKMVLQALQQTGLTVKASKCQIGQCCMVYLGHLVGGGKVQPLQAKIETITAWQPPRTQIEVRDFLGLTGYYHRFVKGYCTLVSPLTELISKKQPRLMIWTEACQKAFDSLKEAICTALRTPDYSKEFIVQTDASERGIGEDLA, from the coding sequence ATGCGTTCTGCGCCACCTATCTGGACGACATTGCAGTCTACAGTTCCAGCCGGGAAGAAcgcctgctccacctccaagatgGTGCTCCAAGCCCTACAACAGACAGGCCTGAcagtcaaggccagtaagtgccagattgggcagtgttgcatggtgtacttgggacacctagtaggtggtggcaaggtgcagcctcttcaggccaagattgaaacaatcacagcctggcaaccacctagaacccaaataGAGGTGAGagacttcctaggcctcactgggtactaccataggtttgttaagggttattgCACCTTGGTGTCCCCTTTAACAGAACTaatttccaaaaagcaacctaggttgatgatctggacagaggcttgtcagaaagcctttgactccttaAAGGAAGCCATCTGCACGGCGCTCAGgacccctgactactccaaagagttcattgtgcagacagatgcttcagaacgtGGCATAGGGGAGGATCTAGCAtaa